One segment of Coregonus clupeaformis isolate EN_2021a unplaced genomic scaffold, ASM2061545v1 scaf4393, whole genome shotgun sequence DNA contains the following:
- the LOC121560063 gene encoding E3 ubiquitin-protein ligase TRIM21-like has protein sequence MSTSSNVLSEEQFLCSICLDVFTEPVSIPCGHNFCKACISGYWNSTALCQCPLCKETFNRRPEPKTNTTLRDVADHFKRMKVTDGEESTSNPGEVAQVQQMIQERLQKVREIKYSVELSQRDAEREIAESVEVFTALVRSIERSQAELIEVVEEKQKAAERQAEGLIEELEQEITELLRRGTELDHLHHPQYCPPPYLPTHTKDWSEISVPRDLHVGTVRRALSQLEETLLKEMEKLCNAELRSLRQWSVDVTLDLDSEHPMLIVSEDRKQVRYGNTWRNIPDNPKRFDQHLAVLGKEGFSSGRFYFEVQVRGKFEWELGVARESIIRKGPTAKSPDGGLWALYMTGENKYEVKETPPIPLSLSQKPQKVGVFVDYEKGQISFYDVENRSHIYSFSGCTFTEKLYPYLNPCDNCEGPNTAPLVISPVNHTD, from the coding sequence ATGTCCACCTCCAGCAATGTCTTGTCTGAAGAGCAGTTCCTGTGCTCCATCTGTCTGGATGTGTTCACTGAGCCAGTCTCTATTCCATGTGGACACAACTTCTGCAAGGCCTGTATCAGCGGATACTGGAACAGCACTGCCCTGTGCCAGTGTCCACTGTGTAAGGAGACATTCAACAGAAGACCTGAACCAAAAACCAACACAACACTCAGAGATGTTGCAGATCATTTTAAGAGGATGAAGGTCACAGATGGAGAGGAGTCAACTTCCAATCCTGGAGAAGTAGCACAAGTGCAGCAGATGATCCAGGAGCGACTGCAGAAGGTTAGGGAGATCAAATACTCAGTAGAGCTCAgccagagagatgcagagagagagatagcagaaaGTGTGGAGGTCTTCACTGCTCTGGtgcgctccattgagagaagtcAGGCAGAGCTCATTGAAGTGGTTGAGGAGAAGCAGAAAGCAGCTGAGAGGCAGGCTGAAGGGCTCATTGAAGAGCTGGAGCAGGAAATCACTGAGCTGCTGAGGAGAGGCACTGAGCTGGaccacctccaccacccccaGTACTGCCCACCCCCATAcctccccacacacaccaagGACTGGTCTGAGATCAGTGTTCCCAGGGATCTGCATGTAGGAACTGTGAGGAGAGCTCTGTCTCAGCTGGAGGAGACACTTCTGAAAGAGATGGAGAAGTTGTGTAATGCTGAGCTGAGGAGTTTACGACAGTGGTCAGTGGATGTGACTCTGGATCTTGATTCAGAACACCCCATGCTCATTGTGTCTGAGGACAGGAAACAAGTGCGCTATGGAAATACATGGCGGAATATCCCTGACAACCCAAAGAGGTTTGATCAACATCTAGCTGTCCTGGGAAAGGAAGGCTTCTCCTCAGGGAGATTCTATTTTGAGGTTCAGGTTAGGGGGAAATTTGAATGGGAGTTAGGAGTGGCCAGAGAGTCCATCATCAGGAAGGGCCCAACAGCTAAAAGCCCAGATGGTGGACTCTGGGCTCTGTATATGACGGGTGAGAATAAGTATGAGGTCAAGGAAACcccccctatccccctctccctcagccAGAAACCCCAGAAGGTCGGGGTGTTTGTGGATTACGAGAAGGGTCAGATCTCCTTTTATGATGTGGAAAACAGGTCTCATATCTACTCTTTCTCTGGTTGTACCTTCACTGAGAAACTATATCCATACTTGAACCCCTGTGATAATTGTGAGGGTCCAAACACAGCCCCATTGGTCATCTCTCCTGTCAATCACACTGACTGA
- the LOC123490685 gene encoding E3 ubiquitin-protein ligase RNF135-like, with amino-acid sequence MSTSSNVLSEEQFLCSICLDVFTEPVSIPCGHNFCKACISGYWNSTALCQCPLCKETFNRRPEPKTNTTLRDVADHFKRMKVTDGEESSSNPGEVAQVQQMIQERLQKVKAIKYSVELSQREAEKEIAESVEVFTALVRSIERSQAELIEVVEEKQKAAERQAEGLNEELEQEITELDHLHSSRT; translated from the coding sequence ATGTCCACCTCCAGCAATGTCTTGTCTGAAGAGCAGTTCCTGTGCTCCATCTGTCTGGATGTGTTCACTGAGCCAGTCTCTATTCCATGTGGACACAACTTCTGCAAGGCCTGTATCAGCGGATACTGGAACAGCACTGCCCTGTGCCAGTGTCCACTGTGTAAGGAGACATTCAACAGAAGACCTGAACCAAAAACCAACACAACACTCAGAGATGTTGCAGATCATTTTAAGAGGATGAAGGTCACAGATGGAGAGGAGTCATCTTCCAATCCTGGAGAAGTAGCACAAGTGCAGCAGATGATCCAGGAGCGACTGCAGAAGGTTAAGGCGATCAAATACTCAGTAGAGCTCAgccagagagaagcagagaaagaGATAGCAGAAAGTGTGGAGGTCTTCACTGCTCTGGtgcgctccattgagagaagtcAGGCAGAGCTCATTGAAGTGGTTGAGGAGAAGCAGAAAGCAGCTGAGAGGCAGGCTGAAGGGCTCAATGAAGAGCTGGAGCAGGAAATCACTGAGCTGGACCACCTCCACTCATCAAGGACTG